The window TATTTTTCTTAATCTATGATTGACTCCAGATTTGCCAATTGGTTTTTCAAGCATATTCCCTAATTCTTTCAAAGATGCATCTTTATATTTAATCCTGAGGCGTGCTATCTCTTGTAAATTCTCCGGAAGACTTTCAATGCCAATTGTCCTTTCAATAAATTCAATATTCTCAATATGCCTCATAGAGGCATTTATGGTTTTCTCTAAATTAGCTGTTTCACAATTGACAAGACGGTTGACATTGTTTCTTAGCTCTTTTACTATCCGGATATTCTCAAGTTCTAAAAGTGAAGAATGTGCTCCAATTATGTTTAAAAAATCTACTATCTGTTCACCTTCTTTTAAGTATACTACATAATGAGACTTTCTTTCAACAATTTTTGCCTCAAACTCAAAACTGTTTAAAACCTTCTGCAAAAACTCGGCATCATCCTTTGTTTTCAAATCAAACTCCAAATGATACATCTTCTCAGGGTTTGTAATAGAACCACACGATAAAAATGTTGCCTGCAAAAATGCCTTCTTGCAACATTTCTTTTTTACAAGTTCTTCTTTAAGCGAAAAATTAAGGTAGTACTCTTTTGTACCTTTTCTCACAAAATGAAGTTCTTTTAAAATTTTCAAGTTATCATTGCTTGGTGGTAAAAAAATTGTGTAAATATAGTTTTTTTGTAACTTGCTATTTTTCTTAATGCTTACTTCACAGTGTTTTGAAAACCCATTTTTCATAAGGAGGAAAAAGGCCCTTGCAGTCTGAGCATTTTCAAAAGAAGTTTTAAACGAAAAAGTTCCATCAATCTCATATATGAGCCCTGTAAATTTCAAAAAGGCTGCAGCTGCGGCTTTCACGCAGCAGGAATTTTGAGAAAATTTTTTGCTCACCTCTGCTTTTGCAGTCGATGAAAAAGACATTTTTATTTACCTCCAAAAAGAAAGCTTGTTTGGGGCACTTTAGCTCTTAAATGGTTTACTAAAATTTTTTAATCTCAAATATCCTAACTTATACTCATGAATAACATCCTTGCCAAAAACTATATTACTAAGAAGCCTTGCAAGTTTTGCTGAGTTGTGGCGAATAAGTCCATTGGAAATACTTAAAAGTCCTTCTTCTATAACCTTATATCCCTTTTCTTCAGTTTTCTTGTCAGCAAAAACAGGTTGTGCACCATCTTCCCTGTATCTTTCAAGCACATCTGAAGGAATAGGCTGGTTGTTAACAATAACAATGTCAAAAATCCTTCCAGCACAGTGTCTCTCTATTGCTTCAATATGGTCACACAAAAGGTATCCGTCTGTCTCACCAGGTTGTGTCATGATATTTGCAACGTAAATTTTTTTTGCCCTGCTTTTCTTTATACTCTCAACAACCTCCTTAAATACAAGATTTGGCATTATGCTTGTATAAAGACTTCCCGGTCCAATTATTATTACATCTGCCTTTTCAATCTCATCCAGAACTTCAGAATATGGCTTTGCATCAGTTGGAGTTATAAAAACTCTTTTTATTGGAGTCTTAGAATTTTTAACCTCTTCAGGAATTTTTGACTCGCCAACAACTACCCTACCGTCTTCAAGCTCAGCGCAAAGATTAATATTGTCAAGAGTGACAGGCAAAACTTTCCCACGAACTGCTAAAACCTCGCTCATAAGCTTTACCGCTTTTTCAAAGCTACCTGCAATTCCTGTCATCGCAGCTAAAAACAGATTGCCAAAACTTTGACCTTTAAGGCTTCCCTCCTTGAACCTGTAATTTAAAAGCTTTTGCATAATCTCTTCTGTGTTTGCCAAAGCTAAGATGCAGTTTCTTATATCACCCGGGGGAAGCATACCAAGGTCTTCTCTGAGTTTTCCTGAACCTCCTCCATCGTCTGCGACAGTTACAACTGCTGTGATGTTTGCAGTGAGGTTTTTTAGCCCCCTGAGCATTGTAGAAAGTCCTGTACCACCACCGATTGCAACAATTCTTGGCCCTTTTTCTAAAAACCCTTTTGAATATATAGCATCAAATATGGTCTTCTGACTTATTCTGTATGGCAAACTTTTGTTCAAAAGCTGTATAAATCC is drawn from Caldicellulosiruptor diazotrophicus and contains these coding sequences:
- the whiA gene encoding DNA-binding protein WhiA, which gives rise to MSFSSTAKAEVSKKFSQNSCCVKAAAAAFLKFTGLIYEIDGTFSFKTSFENAQTARAFFLLMKNGFSKHCEVSIKKNSKLQKNYIYTIFLPPSNDNLKILKELHFVRKGTKEYYLNFSLKEELVKKKCCKKAFLQATFLSCGSITNPEKMYHLEFDLKTKDDAEFLQKVLNSFEFEAKIVERKSHYVVYLKEGEQIVDFLNIIGAHSSLLELENIRIVKELRNNVNRLVNCETANLEKTINASMRHIENIEFIERTIGIESLPENLQEIARLRIKYKDASLKELGNMLEKPIGKSGVNHRLRKIDKIAEELRKGGIVYAKPSH
- a CDS encoding gluconeogenesis factor YvcK family protein, with the translated sequence MIFDFLKPGIYIKRWVLLMLFSIIIISASLAKSIDIFNVSVELRLSFRIGLFALGIGIFLVSLMGLAKGFIQLLNKSLPYRISQKTIFDAIYSKGFLEKGPRIVAIGGGTGLSTMLRGLKNLTANITAVVTVADDGGGSGKLREDLGMLPPGDIRNCILALANTEEIMQKLLNYRFKEGSLKGQSFGNLFLAAMTGIAGSFEKAVKLMSEVLAVRGKVLPVTLDNINLCAELEDGRVVVGESKIPEEVKNSKTPIKRVFITPTDAKPYSEVLDEIEKADVIIIGPGSLYTSIMPNLVFKEVVESIKKSRAKKIYVANIMTQPGETDGYLLCDHIEAIERHCAGRIFDIVIVNNQPIPSDVLERYREDGAQPVFADKKTEEKGYKVIEEGLLSISNGLIRHNSAKLARLLSNIVFGKDVIHEYKLGYLRLKNFSKPFKS